The following proteins are co-located in the Desulfatibacillum aliphaticivorans DSM 15576 genome:
- a CDS encoding thrombospondin type 3 repeat-containing protein, producing the protein MAEDLCPSDPFKTTPGLTGCGNPEPMIACGEYFSLALDHAGRVWCWGFGHYGQIGNGSSNTQQTGPSMAGDGVLSDVRKIAAGKSFGMALDGNGQVWTWGSNDYYKLGRGADPEPDKKNIPGRVNSVLSGCTAIAAGYNHGLAVDAQGRVWSWGKNEGDALGISGITQRSKPGLVSGTLPIVKGVAAGYDFSMALAENGSIWAWGANGRGQLGDGTNTPRPFPAQASSVLSDITAISAGYQHAMALDSQGRVWVWGYGGNGVLGQGDYQDLSTPIKMGGPVSNIVSISAGLWHSFAVAADGSAWACGYNSTGTLGDGSALERKTPVRVLAPGKVLAAAGGRNMSLLLLDDGQVRSMGNNMYGQLGIGTTDYDAHPNPLAVLDGASPFKIFSDQDDDGVGDLCDNCPFTPNFSQQDADNDGIGDACPGKGGCDLNGDGSANLADAIRILQIATNNDPGGTINRDNALGADGRFDVEEAVFILQRACE; encoded by the coding sequence TTGGCAGAGGATCTATGCCCTTCCGACCCGTTTAAAACCACTCCCGGCCTAACAGGCTGCGGAAATCCCGAGCCCATGATCGCCTGCGGCGAGTATTTTTCTCTGGCTTTGGATCATGCAGGACGGGTCTGGTGCTGGGGTTTCGGCCATTACGGTCAGATAGGGAATGGAAGCAGTAACACTCAACAAACTGGCCCCTCCATGGCGGGCGACGGAGTCTTGTCCGATGTGCGAAAAATCGCAGCCGGAAAGAGCTTTGGCATGGCTCTGGACGGTAACGGCCAGGTGTGGACCTGGGGCTCTAACGATTATTACAAGCTGGGACGCGGCGCGGACCCGGAGCCAGATAAGAAAAATATTCCAGGCCGCGTGAACTCCGTCCTGTCAGGCTGTACGGCCATAGCGGCGGGATACAACCACGGCCTGGCCGTGGATGCCCAAGGCAGGGTGTGGTCCTGGGGCAAGAACGAGGGGGACGCTTTGGGAATTTCCGGCATTACACAGCGCAGCAAGCCGGGGTTGGTATCGGGAACGCTTCCCATAGTAAAGGGCGTCGCCGCAGGCTATGATTTTTCCATGGCTCTGGCTGAAAACGGTTCCATCTGGGCGTGGGGCGCCAATGGACGGGGGCAGCTTGGAGACGGAACCAATACCCCCAGGCCCTTCCCGGCGCAGGCCAGTTCCGTACTTTCTGATATCACGGCGATCTCCGCAGGCTATCAGCACGCCATGGCCCTGGATTCCCAAGGCCGTGTCTGGGTGTGGGGATACGGCGGCAATGGGGTTTTAGGCCAGGGGGATTACCAGGATCTTTCCACCCCCATAAAAATGGGCGGGCCTGTATCCAACATCGTCAGCATATCCGCCGGGCTATGGCATAGTTTCGCCGTCGCCGCCGATGGATCCGCCTGGGCTTGCGGTTACAATAGCACCGGGACCCTGGGGGACGGAAGCGCCTTGGAGCGAAAGACTCCCGTCCGGGTTTTGGCGCCGGGCAAGGTCTTGGCCGCCGCAGGCGGTCGAAATATGTCCCTGCTGCTCCTGGATGACGGTCAGGTGCGCTCCATGGGAAACAACATGTACGGCCAGCTTGGCATTGGAACTACGGATTATGACGCGCATCCCAATCCCCTGGCCGTGCTGGACGGGGCTTCGCCATTCAAGATTTTTTCGGACCAGGATGACGACGGCGTAGGCGACCTGTGCGACAATTGCCCCTTCACTCCCAATTTTAGCCAGCAGGACGCAGACAATGACGGGATCGGCGACGCCTGTCCGGGCAAAGGCGGCTGCGATTTGAACGGCGACGGATCAGCCAACCTTGCCGACGCCATCCGCATTCTACAGATAGCAACCAACAACGATCCGGGCGGGACGATCAACCGCGACAACGCCCTTGGCGCCGACGGCAGGTTTGACGTGGAGGAGGCGGTGTTTATATTGCAAAGGGCCTGCGAATAA